The following are encoded together in the Triticum dicoccoides isolate Atlit2015 ecotype Zavitan chromosome 6B, WEW_v2.0, whole genome shotgun sequence genome:
- the LOC119324429 gene encoding uncharacterized protein LOC119324429 isoform X1 — MNPQWTIPWPLGSHFPISSLQPQSTCVSLLVQQLGDNGSLLSKVAFPTTNMVFLPGDSTVQLRQSPSGKLAHAKCGSDYMVSTRSMAQFQYRSSSVLLIFEQFDWQIAWLPFPRAGFLMFGRFSRACTLQRPFLLSPTIWNFTVLGSSWGTRIVTCHLLLFPWDPCNNLQFVGMSHLVTSRATFCMLLLLPWDPGNDTCCSLDGATLRWRIAWDLGDLPVLIDALRILQYLVVQQTVLISGDLGDMVLVLVQFVAHSWCFLSLLLPDPLRYGISITKLNKVWDLGSLGLQPSEVIFFMRLMMPWNFRSPATYGWHAMNSSPEDGPQAIIVGRQFSYGLLSLDDLYLFQDHYCKSPCYTSEAFKSEGVQGNEHCAVKLVLPALSSCEQWDPGGLNFANVQGMQVPALLGLLIALCICSGWCLQGNTPMKSAEKRHRLGGKPIVKGEGMSASLLPCAGYGLGPATLPSEEQLQLQLLKIAGPKRWTRYPRRITNPAAAALCSSFTSVPLPLPFLL, encoded by the coding sequence ATGAATCCTCAGTGGACCATTCCATGGCCTCTCGGTTCCCATTTCCCTATATCAAGTCTTCAACCTCAGTCAACATGTGTCAGTTTATTGGTGCAGCAGTTGGGTGACAATGGAAGCCTCTTATCCAAAGTGGCATTCCCAACTACCAACATGGTGTTTCTGCCAGGGGACTCGACAGTGCAGCTCAGGCAATCTCCAAGTGGTAAGCTGGCACATGCCAAATGCGGATCTGATTATATGGTGAGCACTCGTTCAATGGCCCAGTTTCAATATCGCTCTAGCTCAGTATTGCTAATTTTTGAGCAATTTGACTGGCAAATCGCGTGGCTGCCATTCCCTCGAGCTGGGTTTCTCATGTTTGGGCGCTTTAGCAGGGCTTGCACATTGCAGCGACCATTCTTACTGTCACCCACAATATGGAACTTTACTGTTCTTGGTAGTTCTTGGGGTACACGTATAGTTACATGTCATCTGCTGTTGTTTCCTTGGGATCCATGTAACAATCTACAATTTGTTGGTATGAGTCACCTTGTGACAAGCAGAGCCACCTTCTGTATGCTATTGTTGCTGCCATGGGATCCCGGCAATGACACATGTTGTTCGCTTGATGGTGCTACACTTCGTTGGCGTATTGCATGGGACCTGGGTGACCTACCAGTTCTGATCGATGCTCTACGAATACTGCAGTACCTAGTTGTTCAGCAAACAGTGTTGATATCAGGGGATCTAGGTGATATGGTTCTTGTGTTGGTCCAGTTTGTTGCACATAGTTGGTGCTTCCTCAGCTTACTTCTCCCAGATCCGTTGAGGTATGGGATTAGCATCACAAAACTGAACAAAGTCTGGGATCTGGGTAGCTTGGGACTGCAGCCGTCCGAAGTGATATTTTTTATGCGGCTTATGATGCCATGGAATTTTAGAAGTCCTGCTACCTATGGCTGGCATGCAATGAACTCTAGTCCTGAAGATGGTCCTCAAGCCATTATCGTGGGGCGACAATTCAGTTATGGGCTGCTCTCACTTGATGACTTGTATCTATTCCAGGACCATTATTGCAAGTCTCCTTGCTACACGTCTGAGGCGTTCAAATCTGAGGGAGTACAAGGCAATGAACATTGTGCAGTAAAGTTAGTTCTGCCAGCACTTTCTTCTTGTGAGCAATGGGATCCAGGaggattgaactttgcaaatgttcaaggCATGCAAGTACCTGCTCTACTCGGCTTGCTTATTGCACTATGCATATGCTCAGGTTGGTGTTTACAAGGAAACACTCCTATGAAATCAGCGGAGAAACGGcaccggcttgggggcaagccgaTTGTTAAGGGGGAGGGGATGTCAGCATCCCTGCTACCATGTGCCGGCTATGGGCTAGGCCCAGCTACCTTGCCGTCGGAGGAGCAGCTACAGCTGCAACTACTAAAAATAGCAGGACCCAAGCGCTGGACGAGGTATCCGCGTAGGATCACGaacccggcggcggcggctctctgttctTCTTTTACCTCAGTTCCCCTTCCTCTTCCATTCCTCTTATAA